The sequence CGAGTGGCACATCACCTACGAGGTCTTCCGCGACCTGGGCCTCGCGTTTGCCGCCGTGCTGGTGCTGATCTACGTGCTGGTGGTGGGCTGGTTCCATTCATTCCGCACGCCGCTGGTCATCATGGCGCCCATTCCGCTGACCCTGGTAGGCATCCTGCCGGCGCACGCGCTGATGGGCGCGTTCTTTACCGCCACCTCGATGATCGGCTTCATCGCCGGCGCCGGCATCATCGTGCGCAATTCCATCATCCTGGTCGACTTCATCGAGCTGCGCCGCCGCCAGGGCATGCCGCTCGAAGATGCCGTGGTGGACGCGGGCGCGGTGCGCTTCCGTCCCATGCTGCTCACCGCGGCTGCGGTGGTGGTGGGCGCGAGCGTCATCCTGTTCGATCCCATTTTCCAGGGGCTGGCGATTTCGCTGATGGCGGGCGAAGTCGCCTCCACCCTGCTTTCCCGCATGGCCGTGCCCGTGCTCTACTACATGAGCCAGCGCGGCCACGCGGCGGAACTCTCTGCCGATGAGGAGGAGGTATGACCGTCAATGCAGGTTTGCGGGCCGTTGCCGGGACTTTCGTTCTGCTCTCCCTGGCGCTGGGCTACTGGGTAAGTCCTTACTTCTTTCTGTTCACCGCCTTCGTGGGACTGAATCTGTTGCAGTCGGGCTTCACCAATTGGTGTCCCATGATGCTCATCCTGCGCAAGCTGGGCATGCCGGAAGTCTGCCCGCCCAAGACGGCGCCGGTGAAGTAGGGTGGCGAACGTCTTGGGTCTGGCAGGCTACCGACAGCGCTCCCGAACGCGCGAAGGCGCGCCGTTGTGAAGGGGAGGCAGACCGATGAGCACGCTCGCTTACGGGATCTCTTGCGCAGCCTTCGATTTCTGCATGGCGGCGTATTTCTATGTGCGCGGCACCGAGTGGAAGGCCGCGTGGAGGCCTCCGCAACCCTGAGGATCGAGCACCGCGAAGAAAAACCGATACCCGCAGCGCCTGTTCAGGGGATTCGGCTTGGAAAAGTTGGTCGGGGAGAGAGGATTTGAACCTCCGACCCCCTGGTCCCGAACCAGGTGCTCTACCAGGCTGAGCCACTCCCCGACGCGTGCGGATGGGCAGAAGAACAGGAGCCGCAGCAGACGGAGCGGCTCCGCATTCGATTCTCGCAGCGGCAATTATAACAAACAGGCGCTCCTCGCCGATTGCCGCTCTTGCGCCCGAACCGTTTTCCGAACGGAGTCGGGAGACTCCACAGCAGAAGCGAACGCCGCGTCCCCGCTTCTATTTCTCCACGCGCAGGTTGTTGGTCACGGAGAACAGACCGGAGACGCCCTTGGCACGGATGCCGGCGGTGTTCTTGTCGGCCTCGCTGTCCACTACTCCCTCGAGCGTGGCGTGGCCTCGCTTGACGATGATGCGGATGGGCGGGTTCACCCCCAACGCATAGCGCTGCAGCGACGGGAATCCATAGATCGCGCGATACAGGCGCAGGCGCAGACGATCGTCGTTCTGCGAGGCGGGCAGGACCTCGATCTGGTTGTCCACCTGCTCCACACCTTCAATGCTCTTCACCGCGCGCTCGGCGTCAGACTTGAGCGTCTCCCGCGTGACCTGCCCCACCAACGTGACCTTGTACCCTTCGACCTTGAACGCGATGTTGTCGAACACGCCCAGATAGGGGAGCATCAGCAGCTCATGCCGGACCTCTTTGATAATCCGCTGCTGGGCCCGCTCCGAGGGCTGCTCGCCCTGCCCCAGGAGCGTGGCCGGAATCAATAGCGCAACCAGGCTGGCGACAACCATCAGCTTGCGTAGCTTCATAGGCAACTCCTCTCCATATAGATGCGCCGGCGGGCCGCTGCGGATAAGGGAGAACCGGCCAGCGCACAGCTTTCGCATGTGTTTCTCATAGCTTTCTTATGACCGCGGCCGGGCCACAGAGCCTCCGGTACCAACGATGCTACAATAACGCCTCTTTTGCGCGGTAGGTGGGGCCTTCCGCGCTTCCAGGAAGCGAGTGACCCAGCCTCTGGCCAAGACGCGCACCATCCGCTACGCCGACGCCGGCGTGGATATCGAGCGCGCCAACCGGGTCAAGCAGCGCATCAAGTATCTGGCCCACCGTACCTTCACCCGTGGCGTGCTGAGCGAGATCGGCGGTTTCGGCGGACTGTTCGCGCTGGATAAGAAGCGCTACCGCGAACCCGTCCTGGTCTCCAGCGTCGATGGCGTAGGCACCAAGCTGAAGGTCGCCTTCGAGATGGACCTGCACCACACCGTGGGGGCCGACCTGGTGAACCACTGCGTCAACGATATCGCCGTGCAGGGCGCCACGCCGCTGTTTTTCATGGACTACCTGGCCACCGGGACATTGAGACCGGAAGTGGCGGAAAAGATCATCAGCGGCATCGCCGCT is a genomic window of Terriglobales bacterium containing:
- a CDS encoding BON domain-containing protein codes for the protein MKLRKLMVVASLVALLIPATLLGQGEQPSERAQQRIIKEVRHELLMLPYLGVFDNIAFKVEGYKVTLVGQVTRETLKSDAERAVKSIEGVEQVDNQIEVLPASQNDDRLRLRLYRAIYGFPSLQRYALGVNPPIRIIVKRGHATLEGVVDSEADKNTAGIRAKGVSGLFSVTNNLRVEK
- a CDS encoding DUF2892 domain-containing protein — encoded protein: MTVNAGLRAVAGTFVLLSLALGYWVSPYFFLFTAFVGLNLLQSGFTNWCPMMLILRKLGMPEVCPPKTAPVK